The Lates calcarifer isolate ASB-BC8 linkage group LG18, TLL_Latcal_v3, whole genome shotgun sequence region tttctttcttctgaCAGCCATATCAAAGTCAAACCCAAATGAAGTTTCGAAGAAAGAGGTAAGagcaatgttttttgtttttttttttgaagttgtGCTTGTGTGACTGTAAGCATGCTTCAGGATTCACTGATGCTCTATTGGTGATATGGCAGTTTTTCAACAGACTGTACCTGACTGACATGGAGACCCCTCCTGCTCAGAGCTGGAAGGAGGACTTCCAGGCCATGAGAGAGCGGGAACCCCCTGACTGCTGGGATATGGAGTTCCCAGACAGACCCACCTCACCCCATACTGCAGTCCACAAACCATGGAGGGGAGCCGCCACTTTGATCCCCAAAGTCCCAGCCGCTACCAAGAAACAGTCTGCTGACTGCAAACAGGTGAGGTATCATCAGACCCAATGTGCCTGACCGTTCAAGGAGTTATGTGTTAGTCTCATGTCTGAATAAGCACCAGAGTCAGTATGGTACAACACAGTCTGAAGTGAATCTGTCAGATCATTGTACAGGCTGGTAAAACAtgcagagcgagagagaaactCCTGCCTGTTACCTGCCTTCAGAGatgaatgtgtatgaatgtattctgttttcatcacttCTGCACAAAGGAAAACCGTTCAAAGAGGCACTGCTCACTGAAGCATGTTTTTCAGCTGTAAGCTAAATGATTTGACTGCACTGTGATGAATCAaccaaaatgatcaaaatcaGTATTTCAGGGGATGGAAAATGGGCTCAATAAGCCATCTACTGTTTTAAGTCATCCTGAACCTTGCAAGGTCAATGTTGACAGTCAGCTGACTTATTAGTGTCatgcaaaaaaaagaatattccAGCCCTCTAATCAGAGGTTAGTGGCCCATCACTTGTCCTTGAGTGAGAGTTTTTGAAACCACACTCTTTGGAGTTTATAGTTTTCTGCTGACGCTCTATACTTACAATACAATAGTTCAGACTTGTGCTTTTTGATGGCTGTAGCGCTGGACTGCATTCTTTCCTTTCAGACTGCCCACTTGTAAGCATTTCTCAGAATTAAAGTGTTTGATGGACTAGCTGATATTAAGTTTATAAAACTTTATCAGCAGCTACAAAAAAGGCATTATGTATTTATGATAAACGATAATGATATTTACATCTGATGTTCAGATTTCTAAGCTTTCAGATATGAATAGCTCTGTAAAGAGAGCTTGATTACTTGTGTAAGGACTTAACATGTTTTTGGACACAgttatttcctttttaaactGATCTAATGAgctggtgtgttttttgtaaGGCCGTCGTATTGTTCAGCAATGGTGTCCACACAATAATCAATATGTGATATTCTCcccagagaaaagagaggaaagccAAAGGGGAACCAAACTCTAAGTTGGTGAGTACAAAACTGTTGGTTTAATATGTACAGACATCTCTGACTGTAAGCAGTTTGCATATTTATCCTCCTTGTGATTCTCAACAGGCAGTTCACATGGACATGCCTGTGGAGGTTTTCAACTCTCCATCTACCTTACCCAAAGACCCCATCCTGAGAAAGCAGCACCTGGAGGACCTCATGACAAAGATCCACGGCTCCTTCAGTTTCATGCAGGTGGAATTTGGCTGTTTGCAAACCAACAAATTTATTTAATATCAAACTTTTCTTCTTTACCAGCCAGTGCAGGATGAAACTCTGATTTGTAAATGTTAAGTCCTCTGTACCAGTAATGagataattattaattaaaatgaatctgTCCTCTTTAGGACTCTCTTCTTGATGGTGAGAGCTCCCCCACTGATGGTCACTCTGGACTGAAGAGACGACCATCTGgatctccctctcctctgggTAACTCGGAAGctctgcagtttgacaaaacaatcccGACTGAAGCTCCACGTGCTAGCTTAGCTTTTTCTCTAGCTTCTGTATTATATGGTGAATGTAGCTTGCTACATCATGGAAATGGTGTCTTTAACATTAATCTGCATAACAACTGAGGAATGATGGTTGGGATTGTTATGTGAAACTGGTTGTTTCACAGTGACATGTGCAGACCTACATCAAGCTTGTATAACATTCTGTCAGAGGCAGTTGTCTGTGCCTTCATCTCCTCTTGCCTTAATTGAAGGTTTGTCAGAACCTTGTTGCTGCAAACTGTGAAAACTTACTTTTAAAGCTCTCTGTGGTTGGCTGTTATTACCTTTAACATCTTATCAAAACTAtaattgtgtttttcatgtgtaaTTTACAATTTGAGTCTTGgcatttagtttgttttcaaagtaaaagctcagatttttgtgtgtaatttctcgacccttccttttttttttttttccccctcaactAACCAGCTGAGACAGACTTGAGAAGCCCAGTTGATGTCCTGCCCAAAGCAATGCAtgtaagcattttttttctatctgtGATAAGTCAATTGTGACTGAAATGGAAATCACTTGGACTTGTCATCACTtcaccctcaccctccctccccccctaCTCAGTCCACCCCACTGCCTACCAGGCTCATGGAGCGCAAAGCCAGTCTGACCAGCGGGGATCAGTGCCTGGAGACCTGTGACCTGGAGCTTTCCTCAAAGGACCTACCTCATGTAAGACGTAGCACATTGGCTGCGAGAtgcaacatattttaaaatcccGCAGCTTCAACTGGCTGTCAAAGTTGCCCCCTCTCTGCAGGAGCCACTGCAGCTGGCTGATAGAAAGGCATTTCCCTCACCGCCGCTGTACCGCAGGGAGTCGACCATCTCGGTCAACCTGGAGGAGAAGAGCCGTCCTCGTGTAAATGAACATTCTCCGCCATGTCAACAGACAAAGCACATTTATTTCCATGAAATGTTGTAGATTTGCTTTTCCCTCCCAATACCTTCAACCTctcttgggttttttttttttttttttttttttttttccctccccacAGACGCCGGTGACTGAGTCAGGGAAGCAGTCCCCGTGTAATGGGGTGGGATCTTGCACCTCAACCCCCCCCCAGGGACAGTCTTTCTCCACACCCCCCACCAGGAGAACTCTCACCTCTGCACAGTTTCAGAACATCCAGTCAGTAAGTCTTGACAGAACTATGCATCAATCTTTTGAGTTTTATGCCTGTAAGGCCCAAAGGGTTTGACTCCTACTTACAGCAAGTCACCAATGAATTCTCCTCTCCCCATTCACTCCTGATATTGAATGTGTATCTGGAAATGTTACGTTCAGTTCATGTATACCTGGTAACCTGTCCCTGGGAAGTCTTTGAGGCAATGCTGCTCTCCATTCATGTTAAACCAGTTAAATTTGTAAAcgcacctctctctctctgcttcagccATCCATCTGCTTTTTCCAAAATGGCTTCCAGAGTGTGTATATACTGAAACACTAGCTTGGTGTTCCAGTGTTTACAGGGTTCAACAGCTTTAAAATTAGGACTCAAGCCAGCTCAATGAGGTTGAAGGAAATGTGTACCACAGTGACAGTAAGGTTAAGACAACGTTTGGTCACCTCAGTCTCTGTGTTCAAACACTTTAAATGATAGTACAGCTGAATACACAGTTGCATTGTTGCCACTCAACCTGGATTGATGCAGATTTTAtcaacagcacagcagcttGGGAATGACTGCCGATTAAGATTAAATGTTTATGGTCTGTCATTAAATAActatttcatattcatttagATGTCTAACAAACAGAAGAATGTATATAAATGAGAACACCTATAAGGTGAACTCAGCTGTGTTAAGACACACTGTAGGTGACCATAGAGAGCAGGAGACTGAACAGAGGTGTAATGGGCTGTCTCTTGGCAGACTAACTGGCTGTAGCCTGGTTACAGATGAGGGCTCTGTTGCTGCTAAGTTGAGGAAATCTTCTATAGTGACATTTGCTGTAATGACGCATTTTAAGCGCTGGTATGGCTGATAATGCAGCACAGCTTTCCCCCTGACCATGCAATAATCAGCTGCACTGTCTGTCCAACTCCTTACCAGATGCTGGCCATgatgccatttaaaaaaaaaaacaaaaaaaaaaacattaccatACCATGCAGATCAGATTTACTATACTGTCTCTAGATGTGGTCATTAATCTGTTTTTACTCCATCAGAGACAGATGCATGTTAATACCACTTATAAACAGGGTCTTCTGGCAGTTGGCTGGTCTACTCTTTTTAGGTTATGAACTTGCCTATTTGCttcttgtgttttgtgagaCTGCAAACTTGGGTCCAGAAATGAATGCACTCAAGGACACATTAACCCTCTCTGTCATGCATCAGTCTCACATCTGGATTAAATCTAGatgtattttaaaatgctttatCATACTGGATATATTCAGCCACATTTATAAGGGTCTGTTGCACAGGTAACAAAACTTATTGTATCCATCTTGGTTTCTCTGGTCTACATGCAAGATATGATTAACtgagtggtggtggtgatgtacCTGAAGCTGTTTGCTAGTGGTTAAGAATTGGAAGTATAATAACTTATGCCAACACAGGGGTGAGTTTCAGTTGAATTTCAGTCAGATTCTAATACTACTACCTTGTTGCATTTACACTTCTATCATTTGATACCTGATAGCTATTTGATGATCTGATCTGTTTTGTTGGTGCCATCTCAATGTAAATGCCAGTGCTTTCAGTCATCCAGAATGTTAAGTTTTACTAGAATCAGTGTGGCCAGCCTCCTCAGAACTGAACAGAAGACAAGTCCATACCTGAGAGGACAAGCTACATGGCCATTGTGGTACTTGTGCAGGTGTCTTTAACCCAACAGAACAGATCAAATGTGAGCACAGAAGTGTAATTGAATGACCCACCACTCAAACAAGACACCTTCTGGACACAATCTGAACCGTGATATCTAGATCTGAATAGGGACTTGCATAGTTTCATCAACCCACTTTGATGTCTATCTTCTCGTCGTAGGTCTTCAAGGTGAATACGTCCTTACCCCAGAATGGGGAACTGAACTACAAACCAGACTCCACAGTTTTCTCTGAGCCCAGGTACAGTACTGCCAGTACCCAAACACCACCTGAGTTTGCTCCCTCAGAAGACGAACCACAGCCTGGTATGTTGAACAAATTTGTGTTCCTAAACTGTCAACCCACGAGGGTTGGATGGTCAGCCGTCAATAGTCTGAGACCCATTTTGTGCTGCATCATCTCTAGTGTACCAGTCAGATTATACGGTGGGGAGTGGTGGGCAGATATTCCTTTCCCCTGGCCAGTCAGGCGGAAGCATGGCCCGACCTGGCCAGTCGTACTACACCAGAGGATCTGTGAGAGGTATGGCACGTGGCGGCAAGGGACTGGCACAAACCTTTCGCTCTTCTGGTTGGCATCGAGGTACCTATCCTCAgctttcctgtttctttttggGTTTTCACCACTCCTTgcatttctctcctgttttgTTAGACACCCGTTCCGGATCAAGTGTTGCAGGGTAGTCTGTCACATCCTGGCTGAAGTGTACTGCTGGACAGCATCTTGGGCTGAAATGAATCTTTAGTGAGTTAGTTCTGAGGCCTAACACTGATTTCTGTCCCTCAGGAGGATCCTACATCCCCCAGACTCATCTCAGGGACTCTGGCCCTCTCCTCTATGCTGCTAGAGTAAGTAAATCCTTGATCACAACTACACTGTGTGTAGTGGCCTTATAGGCTTTGTGGCTTAGTACTCTTAACTAGCATATGTCAGTAGTATATGAAGTTGTGCAGTGAGTGTTGAGCAGTGTTGGTTTTACAACCAAATCAAGCAATTTTAGATAATTTGGCTAAAtggcttgtttacaacctgtctgactGTTCACGTAGTTTGACCCATTGGACTTGATTGCAGCGATGTTGCCCTTATCCTAAATCTCAGCAATTGTTTTGGTCAGTACAAAGTTACCATAACTGTTACTAGTGATGGCTGAAACTataaaaataaagcagtaaTTAAGTAAATTTATCCTTAATTGTGACCTCAGCTATAGCTTTTAAGACCATGCTACCAGTAAAATATTAGTGTATCATCTTGCTTAGCATGCTAGTGACAACCAAAAACTAACCGGTCatgcagcacacagacatgGGCATAAGCCAAGAAATGAGTGTGCTTGCACGCTGCCTTGTGTTAAAGTTCAGTGCTGTTTTGCTGCTTTGTCTGCCTGTGTTACAGTTCCTCtatggtatttttatttttattttttcaggacTCTGGATACCAACACAGCTTTagacgaggaggagggaggcatAACTCCAGTGGTAAGAACACAAGCTCCAATAATTTAGTAAATGGTGATCTTGTCAGGCAatattgtggttttaaaaaggaTTCTGCGACTTGGAAACTGCTTGGAAGTGACTGTTGGTTAAGGCGTAGTCTTAATCAGTCGCCCGTCAGTCACCATTTCATACTTGTTGTGTTAtttgacaacagaaacagaagaacaTGTAAATAAGAACAACTTTATTGGAGATTTGTctgtattaaaatactgtacatacacagaGAATAGGAGAGAAGTGAATCAATTAAGAGCTGAAACCAGCTGACTCTGTCTCCCTTAGACAGGGTTGCATGGAAGTGCCATGGAAATTAAGTGACTGCATTTGCAGAGGTGGATGTTTGTAGGGATGAAGTTTAAAGAAAGTCTATATGTAACATTTTTACTGTACTGACTTTTATCAAGAGCATTTAAAGTCTAAAATTCTGTCAAATCTGTATGGCAGGGTGAAATGGCATTATTGTCTGGTGCTTGCATTACAGAAGTGTTTGGTGTTTTCAAACCTGTGATTCATTTGCTTTGGTCCAAATCTGTGGATGAGTTAATAaacttctttcattttcccttAGTTTGGTTCCTTTCCACAAAAAAAGTGATCAAAAAGGCTTAAAATGAGGTGAGAACATCCACTCTGCTCAGTGGCTATGTGTTTGGGGTGGGGCTGAGGTCAGACCTCCATTGTTCTGGCTCATCCACATCCCAGTACATTAGCTCAAATTCACAGAGTATGTCTTGTAGTTGGGTCAGATCGAGATCAGATATAGTTCCCACCGCAAACTTTCCAATCCAGACCTTCAACTGGACCAAATGAAACACCTCTACTGCACCATAGCTGTTATTGCACccccacatttttttttttttttgtcttgactTTGACTCTACAGCAGCCTGGAGTGATTCTTCCCAGGTGAGTAGCCCAGACCGGGAGGGAGCCTTCACAATTGTGGACTCGGGGCATGGCGATTCGCTGTCGGTCTCCACGGTGGAGGTCCCGCTCACTCCCCACGCCCACCACCACACTGCCCTGCTTCCCATGCAACTCTACCCACTGTCCCAGCCTCTGCGAGTGGCCTTTACCGCCTCTCGCACTGCCAACTTCGCCCCGGGCAATCTGGACCAACCCATCGTGTTCGACCAGCTGCACAGCAACCTGGGCGAGATGTACGACACCCATATCGGCCGCTTCACCTGCCCCGTCAACGGAACCTACGTCTTCATCTTCCACATCCTGAAGCTCGCCATCAACGTGCCACTCTACATCAACCTCATGCGCAATGAGGACGTGATGGTGTCAGCGTACGCCAATGATGGAGCCCCAGACCACGAGACGGCCAGCAACCACGCCATCCTGCCTCTCTTCCAGGGAGACCAGGTGTGGCTCCGGTTGCATCGTGGTGCCATCTATGGCAGCACCTGGAAGTACAGCACCTTCTCGGGCTTCCTGCTGTACCAGGACTGAACTGCTGTCAGCCAAATGGCCATGTTCTCCCGATGTGTGGATTGTTTGCTTTGCACTGAATGGTGATTAAACTGACGTTTCAGTATTGTGGTCAGGCTGCATGCAAGTGTCCTTTTCACCATAAAAGCCCACTCATAAATTAAGGTGTGTCAGTGGCTAAACGGTATGATCTGTATTCACAGCCATCATCTTCATTTGAAATGGAGATTGTGACTACTTGACATCTACCAAATGTACCTGACTCCCCATGAATGTGTAGTTCATGAAGGTGGtgctcagtgtgactgtgataCTAGTACAACTGGCCCTCGATCACATCATCTTGCTGTAAATCATCCTGTAGCACATCAGCTGTTCAGCCCAACAGGTCACTGATTTCAGTGAGAACTCTGATGCAATGTTATGaatttgtgcctttttttttttttgtttgttttcatgactGACCAGATGTTAAACAGCtaatgaactgaatgaatgGCTGACTTATTGGATGAATTATAACTGACTACTATCAGCACTTTGCTTGATGCTGGGCTCCTATGCATTCAGCCTCACcttgctgtgtgtgaatgtgaatccGAGGAAGGAAAGAATGTGTTCTGGGTGGTGGGTACGGTGTCAAACTGTTGAGGCCAAATTGTTGCACTAACAGACTACTGTGGAGACGTGGAAGTGGTCCCTTGATGTGCCTAACGTTAAATAAAAGATGAGCAGTGAATCTGGGTGCTTcacatttattctgtttctaCAGTTATATAGAGGTCTGTTATTTTCAGCAGTGTTTATAGGGTCGTTCACCTGTTCATTCTTTGTGACAGCTTAACAGAATCAAAAACCAACAACTACTcccattttaaaaactttaataGAAAAACTAATTATGACAAATATAACATTGCAACATGATGATCTGAGGTTTATCCTAGTTTCTGGCCCCAATCTAAAACCGCACATAGCAGAAATGTAACTGATGCTGACTCACctgaggacatttatcagacttcacacagacactaaaGGATACTGCTGCTTTCACATAAGCAGTCAAACTCCCCAACAACTGGGAACAGGCTTCATATCAGTGTAGTTCCTGTGCTGTGCTGATGTTTAATGGTTATTCATGTTCTACAGGATCTTTGTTTGGCATTATTATGCTAATTAGTAATAATTCCAGGACGGTTGTTGAGAAGTATTGAACAAATCAGGTGCTAGAAGATGACCCATAggattacagttcatcctgagcagaaccagacttaATGGTATTCCACTCCAGCCAAGTCATCCTGCTGATGATACTGGGTGTGTGAAAAAAGTCAGTAGATTTCATTGGGAATCCTAAATGTCTCTATTAAGCTCTTTAAGGTCCAACAACAcagattcatcatctggggatCATGAAGGTCTGTACCACAGCTAACAGTCCTATTAGTGGACATAGGAGCAACTTTGCTCACTACAATCAGTGAGGCAGCTACTGCATATCAGAGAATTGAAACCAGTTCTACATGTGAGGCCACTGAATTGATAAAGGCTAAAAATAAGAACGTCTTTATTAACCAGCATACATGTTGGGTGGACTGGGACCAGAGACATCCCGGACCAGACTTCACTCAGCTGTGAGGCTCTGCTGTTCCAGACGAAGTAGTAATAACAGCACCCGTACTCAGGGTGGCAGCAGCATCTCCACCGTACCACTGTGGCgacgaagaagaagaggaggggagaccGTAAACTGTCTGTTTACTTTGCTTTACGTCCACCGACAGCTGGTTGCCGGTAAAACGGGGCAGGCCACGGCTCTCGGTAAAGTTTGACACTAACACCAGCGATTCTTCCGTCAGGACAAACGCAGCCAACGTcgcacaaaacacatttctgaccAGTTTTTCCCCACCAATGAGCCTTTTATTTTGAACGTGGTGACCGGAAGCTGTGTTTGTAACTCCTGGAGGTTTGACCCACAGTGGATGCAGATACTAACGCTTGGCTGAGTTTAGGGCACAAACGTTAGCTAGCGCTACATgtatgtgacagtaaaaacacagaaggaACCGTGGAACTGAACACATATGGATCCTAACCGGATAATCCAGGCTCTGAAAGGGACTATCGACCCTAATCTGAGGATAGCGGCGGAGAATGAACTCAATCAGGTGGGTGAGCTAAAGtagttggttgtttttttgtttgtttgtttgtttttttcagatggagggaagggggggggggacatCACGGACCGTTTTTGGCCCAGAAACGATGCCGGTGTTTTGTGGAGGAGGACAGGCCGTGTTTTGGTGTTCGAGCCCGGGCCTCGGCCTGGTGAATCTTCAGCCCCCCTCCCCGGTTTGGCAGCTTATATCGGGCCTGCGATCAGCAGTTTGACTGACTGCGTCGAAGAACAATGGGAGTCAGATGTGACAGCCATCACGAACCATGAGGACCAGTGGGTACCCAAACTTTAGCAACGTCAACACTGGAgttgactgaaaacatctgcgctgctgctggtgtttgacacagagctgctgttacaGTGGAATGATAAAACCATGCCATGggtcagaatcagaatcagccCAAATAAAAAGATCATGATCCCTGAATATTTGATGTGTGATTATTACACCAATCCCAAAATTCCCACTGAGGCCTTTGCTGACAGAAAGTGTCTGTGATGTGGTGGCAACAGCAATGTTCATCATTTGATCTTCCCATAGAAACCTAACCTCACACTGCAGTTTGGTGTCTTTATCCTACTCTCATCAGTTTGgatatttatattgtatttatttgtattatttgtttttgggttttttttgcatccagctgttcatttttcattttctatttttaaaagtttttccCAGGTTCAAAGTTTTCCCCACATGATGATTAAAAAGTGGCTTACAGAAGCGCTTTTTAAACATCATCAGAAATTTAATTATGATGTGTTAAGTTGTTAGattgttgtttattcatttatatatttctctctttttggatTTTAAATAGTCATATTTAATCACAACCAATAGCACAAAGTTAACATTAAACTGTCATCTGCACTTGAGGCCCAGATAATGTTCTATACATATAGTAAGGGCAAGGTCTCTGTCTCTACATGTTGTACATATGGAACAGCTGAAAATAATGCTATCTTGTGCACAAAGGAAAAgtagattattatttttatttatttttgtcatacATCATGTGCACCCAAATGCAAATTTGCAGGGTATCTGCAGATTTTAATTCAAGTCTTGGTgaatccatccattttctgccacTTAAATGAGTGACATTATCATATATCACATATCATTAGgaattattgttatatattCCCTGGAAGTTCATGTTGTCCCTACTGGTTTTCTGATATATTTTCATACTCTGACCAGTATGACTGTGAAACAGATTTTCACTTACAATCTGTGCATTAAGCCTTTATAAAGACTTAAGTTTAACTTcctgaattttaatttgtttaagtGACTCCATTTAAATCTGAACAGAACACAGTTGTCTCATGCTGTCTGCTCTGTTATGTTTCAGTCC contains the following coding sequences:
- the caprin2 gene encoding caprin-2 isoform X1 — translated: MVQLSPSPTLDDTPPPERSEEGSERQDDPVMTGSPKVGSPGGLNSLQFSLEVTTAYHGYDTYIEDGLICLKHKIRNLEKKKLKLEDYKKRLNQGHVLNKDQMAAVEKYEEVLHNLEFARELHKTLDGLTQNLLRAQKKAVKKDQVAKVEVERRRLSTVLQVQHLLHSLQQEHIRRDVLVGHNQAPHIPAQQLHSLNQLATLLGVKRDNRLSLSEQMEQAALVYLDLLEGKDKPVAGSTFKLLKEELTRLLNCKYFSCLPPPPNKTPELLLSSTSHSTISKSNPNEVSKKEFFNRLYLTDMETPPAQSWKEDFQAMREREPPDCWDMEFPDRPTSPHTAVHKPWRGAATLIPKVPAATKKQSADCKQRKERKAKGEPNSKLAVHMDMPVEVFNSPSTLPKDPILRKQHLEDLMTKIHGSFSFMQDSLLDGESSPTDGHSGLKRRPSGSPSPLAETDLRSPVDVLPKAMHSTPLPTRLMERKASLTSGDQCLETCDLELSSKDLPHEPLQLADRKAFPSPPLYRRESTISVNLEEKSRPRTPVTESGKQSPCNGVGSCTSTPPQGQSFSTPPTRRTLTSAQFQNIQSVFKVNTSLPQNGELNYKPDSTVFSEPRYSTASTQTPPEFAPSEDEPQPVYQSDYTVGSGGQIFLSPGQSGGSMARPGQSYYTRGSVRGMARGGKGLAQTFRSSGWHRGGSYIPQTHLRDSGPLLYAARDSGYQHSFRRGGGRHNSSAAWSDSSQVSSPDREGAFTIVDSGHGDSLSVSTVEVPLTPHAHHHTALLPMQLYPLSQPLRVAFTASRTANFAPGNLDQPIVFDQLHSNLGEMYDTHIGRFTCPVNGTYVFIFHILKLAINVPLYINLMRNEDVMVSAYANDGAPDHETASNHAILPLFQGDQVWLRLHRGAIYGSTWKYSTFSGFLLYQD
- the caprin2 gene encoding caprin-2 isoform X2, with amino-acid sequence MVQLSPSPTLDDTPPPERSEEGSERQDDPVMTGSPKVGSPGGLNSLQFSLEVTTAYHGYDTYIEDGLICLKHKIRNLEKKKLKLEDYKKRLNQGHVLNKDQMAAVEKYEEVLHNLEFARELHKTLDGLTQNLLRAQKKAVKKDQVAKVEVERRRLSTVLQVQHLLHSLQQEHIRRDVLVGHNQAPHIPAQQLHSLNQLATLLGVKRDNRLSLSEQMEQAALVYLDLLEGKDKPVAGSTFKLLKEELTRLLNCKYFSCLPPPPNKTPELLLSSTSHSTISKSNPNEVSKKEFFNRLYLTDMETPPAQSWKEDFQAMREREPPDCWDMEFPDRPTSPHTAVHKPWRGAATLIPKVPAATKKQSADCKQRKERKAKGEPNSKLAVHMDMPVEVFNSPSTLPKDPILRKQHLEDLMTKIHGSFSFMQDSLLDGESSPTDGHSGLKRRPSGSPSPLAETDLRSPVDVLPKAMHSTPLPTRLMERKASLTSGDQCLETCDLELSSKDLPHEPLQLADRKAFPSPPLYRRESTISVNLEEKSRPRTPVTESGKQSPCNGVGSCTSTPPQGQSFSTPPTRRTLTSAQFQNIQSVFKVNTSLPQNGELNYKPDSTVFSEPRYSTASTQTPPEFAPSEDEPQPVYQSDYTVGSGGQIFLSPGQSGGSMARPGQSYYTRGSVRGGSYIPQTHLRDSGPLLYAARDSGYQHSFRRGGGRHNSSAAWSDSSQVSSPDREGAFTIVDSGHGDSLSVSTVEVPLTPHAHHHTALLPMQLYPLSQPLRVAFTASRTANFAPGNLDQPIVFDQLHSNLGEMYDTHIGRFTCPVNGTYVFIFHILKLAINVPLYINLMRNEDVMVSAYANDGAPDHETASNHAILPLFQGDQVWLRLHRGAIYGSTWKYSTFSGFLLYQD
- the caprin2 gene encoding caprin-2 isoform X3 — translated: MVQLSPSPTLDDTPPPERSEEGSERQDDPVMTGSPKVGSPGGLNSLQFSLEVTTAYHGYDTYIEDGLICLKHKIRNLEKKKLKLEDYKKRLNQGHVLNKDQMAAVEKYEEVLHNLEFARELHKTLDGLTQNLLRAQKKAVKKDQVAKVEVERRRLSTVLQVQHLLHSLQQEHIRRDVLVGHNQAPHIPAQQLHSLNQLATLLGVKRDNRLSLSEQMEQAALVYLDLLEGKDKPVAGSTFKLLKEELTRLLNCKYFSCLPPPPNKTPELLLSSTSHSTISKSNPNEVSKKEFFNRLYLTDMETPPAQSWKEDFQAMREREPPDCWDMEFPDRPTSPHTAVHKPWRGAATLIPKVPAATKKQSADCKQRKERKAKGEPNSKLAVHMDMPVEVFNSPSTLPKDPILRKQHLEDLMTKIHGSFSFMQDSLLDGESSPTDGHSGLKRRPSGSPSPLAETDLRSPVDVLPKAMHSTPLPTRLMERKASLTSGDQCLETCDLELSSKDLPHEPLQLADRKAFPSPPLYRRESTISVNLEEKSRPRTPVTESGKQSPCNGVGSCTSTPPQGQSFSTPPTRRTLTSAQFQNIQSVFKVNTSLPQNGELNYKPDSTVFSEPRYSTASTQTPPEFAPSEDEPQPVYQSDYTVGSGGQIFLSPGQSGGSMARPGQSYYTRGSVRGMARGGKGLAQTFRSSGWHRGGSYIPQTHLRDSGPLLYAARDSGYQHSFRRGGGRHNSSVWFLSTKKVIKKA